GAAAAACAATACGTAACTTAATGTAAACAAAAAATCAGACGCATTCTGGTAGGAAATGCGCCTGATTACATGTGTATTCAATTTTTAATTTAAATCTGTTGCTGTAAAAAATAATTGCCTTGCCTGTACTGAATGATAATAGTGTTGTTGCTGACTTTCTTCTAACAGTGCTTTACGCTTCGCGGGTGAGAGCTCCTGAGCTAATATGCGCTGACGAGCCATAGCTAAGAATGCAATATATTCCGCATAATCAGTTGGATACTGTTCAGCTAATTCATTTCGAATCTTTTTAGCAAGCAACGGGCTCGCACCACCTGTTGAAACGGCAATGACTAAGTCGCCGCGCTGTACCTTTGCCGGAACATGAAATGTGCTCTGTTTTGGATTATCGACAATATTTACTAATTGCTCTGGCTGACAGCAACTCGCCACTTGTGCATTAACGCTCTGACTATTTGTTGCCGCAATGATGATGAAGGCACCCTCTACGTCTGCCACCTCAAATGTTCGCGCTACCCAGTGAACGATCCCTTGTTGCACTAGCTCATAAATTGCCTCATTTATTTTAGGGCTAATCACAGAAACAATACTTCCCTCTGCTACTAGACCAACAATTTTTCGAGACGCTACGTTGCCACCACCAACTACCACAGCTTTTTTGTTTCGTATATTTAACATGACCGGATACATCTTCTCAATCCTTTAACTATGGAAATCGCGTCCATCTGTTACTGCCAGCACGTAGCCTGTACGAATGACAAAGTCACCAAAATGTTCCCCGTCTTCGCGCTCCTTTGCATAGCGCATTAAAATCGGTTCGAGTTCCGCTAATATTTCTTGTTCACCAATATTTTCACGGTATAACTTATTTAAGCGTTGCCCTTTAAAGTCGCCACCTAAGTATAAATTATATTTACCCGGTCCTTTTCCGATAAAGCCGATTTCGCCCATGGCCGCGCGTGAGCAGCCATTCGGACAGCCCGACATACGGATACCAATTTCTGTTTCAAGCAGTCCAATTTCTGCTAGTGTCGCATCAAGTTTTGTAATTAAAGATGGTAAGTAACGCTCTGCCTCAGCCATTGCTAATCCACAAGTTGGTAGTGAGACACAGGCAATCGAATTGCGACGTAGTGCCGAATAATGTGCACCGTCTGTTATATTATATTTTTTCAGTAGCGCATCAATTGCACGTTTCTTTTGCGGTGTTACATCCGCTATTAATAAGTTTTGATTTGGTGTTAAGCGGAATAGCCCTGTATGGATTTTCGCAATTTCTCGAAGACCTGTTTTTAATTGATAGTCTTCAAAATCACGAATTCGGCCATTTTGCACAAATAATGTAAAATGCCACTTTTCGTCTGCGCCTTTAATCCAGCCATACTCATCACCCGTACGTTTGAATGAATATGCACGTACTTCTCCTAACTCCCAACCTAAACGGCGATGTAATTCTTCCTTGAACCAGTCGACACCACGCGCATCCACCGTATATTTAAAGCGCGCATTTTTTCGAACAGAACGATTACCATAATCGCGCTGGATCGTTAAAATTTTCTCTGCTGTTTCTAGTAAACGCTCCTTTGGAATAAAGCCAACTAAACGCCCAAGCTGCGGGTAGGTTGAGATATCGCCATGCGTCATCCCCATTCCTCCACCAACCGCTACATTAAAGCCGATTAGTTCATCGTTTTCTACAATGGCAATAAAGCCAATATCTTGCGAGAATACGTCTACATCATTACTCGGTGGAATCGCAATGCCGATTTTAAATTTACGAGGCAAATACAACTCGCCATAAATCGGTTCAAGTTCGACATCTACTTTCTCTCCATCGTATATTTTTTCACCGTCTAGCCAAAGCTCATGATACGCGCGTGTTCTCGGTAATAAATGCTCACTTAATTTTGCTGACCATTGATAAACCTCATCATGTAGTGCAGATTGATTTGGGTTGACGTTACACATCACGTTTCGATTGACGTCACCGCAAGCCGCGATACAATCGAGTAGCACATCATGAATTTCTTGCATATATTTTTTTACATTCCATTTTAAAATGCCGTGTACTTGGAAGGCCTGACGCGTTGTTAATTTTAACGAACCATTCCCGTATTTTTCAGCCATCTCATCCATCACGAGCCATTGCTGTGATGTTGCTGTACCTCCTGGTGTTCGTACACGCACCATAAATTGATACGCTGGCTCTAGCTTTTGCTTCTCGCGCTCATTACGCACATCACGATCATCTTGCAAATAACTACCATGGAACTTCATGAGGCGGTTATCATCATCCGGAATACCCGAGCTTAAAGGGTATTGCATTGTGCGTTCAAGCGTTCCACGTAAATAATTACTTTCATTCTTAATACGTTCTACATCATTTGGCGTACCAGGTTGTGGTGGTAAGACAATTTTTTCAGTCATTGTAGCTCTCTCCATTCATTTTGCTTAATAAACATCTCGTTGATAACGCTGCTGAGCTCGTAAGCTTTGTACATATTGCTCGGCTTCCTGCTGCGTTTTATTTCCCGCTTGTTCGACAATCGTCTGCAGTGTTTGATCTACTCCGACTGCTAGCGTCTTTTTATCACCACATACATAAACAACAGCGCCTTCTTGTAACCATTTATAAAGTTCATGCACATTTTCCTGTAAACGGTGCTGTACATAAACCTTTTGCTCTGTATCGCGAGAAAATGCAACAGATAGCTCTGTTAATGTCCCGTCCTGTAACCACCGCTTCCATTCGGTTTGATAAAGGAAATCGGTCATAAAATGCTGATCCCCAAAAAATAGCCAAGCCTTCCCTGTATCGCCTCGTTCTGCACGTTCCTCCACAAATGAGCGGAATGGTGCAATACCCGTACCCGCACCAATCATAATAATCGGCGTCGTTGGATCTTTTGGTAATTTAAAGTTCGGATTTTTATGTACGTATACCGGGACACGCGCACCTTCTTCAAGACGTGCTGCTACTTGATTCGAACATACACCACCACGCTCCCGACCATCCGTTTCGTAGCTCACTTTGCCAATTGTCAAATGAACTTCTTCTTCATTTGCTAGCTGACTGCTTGCAATCGAATAAAGACGTACTGGAATTTTGCGTAATAGCTCTACAAATTGCTGACTTGACCATGTAAACGGTCCAAATTTATGTACAACGTCAACAAGGTCTCGCCCATAACTAAATTCCTTCCATGCGTCGTCACTGGCGATTAATGTTGCAAGTGCCTCATTTGCTGTATAGTTAGCAATCTTTTGAAGTAATGGCTTTGATAGCACCGTAATTTCCAGCTTATTTAAGAGTGCTTCTTTTAAAGTGAGATGCTCTTCTTGTACAAGCACTTCCTCATTGCCATCAAACGTTAGTGCCTCTAGCAGCTGGTCCACTAACTCCGGTGCGTTTTGCGGTAAAATACCAATGCTATCGCCTGGCTCATACGTAAGCCCAGAGCCTTCTAGTGACAATTCAAGATGACGTGTTTCTTTATTTGAACCACGACCATTTAAATTGATATTTGCCAATACTTCCGCATAAAAGGGATTTTTCTTTGAATAGCTCGTCTCTACTTGTGCTATTTGTACCTCTTGCTGTACAGGCTGCACTGACGAGCCCGCTAAAGAAGTAAGCGTATTTGTCACATCTTCTAGCCATTTCTCTGCTTGCTCGTCATCATCTAAATCACAATCCACACGTGGAACAATGCGCTGCGCTCCTAATTTTTCAAGCTGTTCATCAAAATCAAGCCCTGTTTTACAGAAAAATTCATACGAGGAATCACCCAGCGCTAACACTGAAAATTTCACTTGTTCAAGCTTCGGTGCGCGCTTACTATATAAAAATTCATGTAGCTGAATCGCGTTATCTGGTGGCTCGCCCTCACCATGCGTACTCGTCACAATAAACAGGTTTGTCAATTTTTTAAGTGCATTTGTTTTAAATGCAGACATTGCTGAAATCGTCACATCCACGTTACTAACTCGTAATTTTGCTGCAAGCTTTTCAGCTAGACCCTGTGCATTTCCTGTTTGCGAGCCAAATAAAATCGTCGCAGCTTGTCGTTCTGTTTTTGTAGCAAGCTTTACGGTTTCTGCCCCTTCACTTTGTGGTACTGCTAGGGCCTGCGTAGCGCTAAAATAGCCTGTTAACCAAATTTTTTGATAGTCTGTTAATGTTGAAAGTAATTCATTTACTAATTTAATTTGATCCTCTTGAAAAGGACTGTTTCCTACATGTAAAGCCAACTTTTCCACCTCGCCAATTTATTTCAAACGAATTTTTTCGTTTTTCTCAATTTGAATGACAATCCCGTCTTGAACGACGAGTGTCACTGTCCCATATTTCAACGATTCTAACGATGCCTTTATGTTTTCTAGCACCTCATCTAAATTACTTTCTTTTTTCGACATGATGCTTCCCTCCTAGCGTATTACCTCATGTACACGTTCAATTAAAACTTGCTCAACATTGTCGTCGTAGCCTAGACTGTCACATAAAATCACATGTGAGGTATCTAGTGTTTCAATTTTCTTTTGAATGCCATTTCGCAATAAACCCGAAAATAATAAATACGGCACGATAAACAGCTGCTTCAATGGTCGCTGCTTCAATTGTGCTACAATCTCCTCAAACGAGGGTGTTGCTCCGTATAAAAAACATGTGCTCACACGGTGGAAGCTATACGTCTGTTCAAGTTGCTGCGCAATCATCGCCATGTCACGCGCAACATCCGGATCACTACTCCCACGCCCAACTAATAACACCTCTGCTTCTGGTACAAGCTCTAGCTGTTGTTCTAAAATACGCTTATATAGCGTCTCAATCAGCTTTGGATGAATACCAAATGGTTGCGCTACGGTTAAAGTCATCTGCGGAAATTGCTCGCTTGCCTGCACAAGAAGCTTTGGTATATCCTCTTTTGCGTGTTGCGCGGCTAATAACAAAATCGGAACAATCGCAATTTTTGTCGCTCCCCGTTTCACACAGTGTTCAATCCCCTGCAAAATATCTGGTTCCGCTAATTCTAAAAAAGCTAACTCTTGAATTTCAATTGAAATGTGCGGCTTCACACGGTCTATAAAGAGAAGTGCCTCCTCGATTCCTTGCCGTACCCTTGTGCCATGCGCAACATATAAAACCGCCTGCATACCTTCACCTACCTACACAATGTGTTCCGTTAACAATGCTTGAGGTCGCAACTGTTCGAACCATTGAATCTTTTCCCGAACTGTTACAACTTCCCCAACAATAATCATGCTTGGATTTTTAATTTTTTGTTCCTCA
The sequence above is a segment of the Solibacillus sp. FSL H8-0523 genome. Coding sequences within it:
- a CDS encoding sirohydrochlorin chelatase — translated: MQAVLYVAHGTRVRQGIEEALLFIDRVKPHISIEIQELAFLELAEPDILQGIEHCVKRGATKIAIVPILLLAAQHAKEDIPKLLVQASEQFPQMTLTVAQPFGIHPKLIETLYKRILEQQLELVPEAEVLLVGRGSSDPDVARDMAMIAQQLEQTYSFHRVSTCFLYGATPSFEEIVAQLKQRPLKQLFIVPYLLFSGLLRNGIQKKIETLDTSHVILCDSLGYDDNVEQVLIERVHEVIR
- a CDS encoding assimilatory sulfite reductase (NADPH) flavoprotein subunit, whose translation is MALHVGNSPFQEDQIKLVNELLSTLTDYQKIWLTGYFSATQALAVPQSEGAETVKLATKTERQAATILFGSQTGNAQGLAEKLAAKLRVSNVDVTISAMSAFKTNALKKLTNLFIVTSTHGEGEPPDNAIQLHEFLYSKRAPKLEQVKFSVLALGDSSYEFFCKTGLDFDEQLEKLGAQRIVPRVDCDLDDDEQAEKWLEDVTNTLTSLAGSSVQPVQQEVQIAQVETSYSKKNPFYAEVLANINLNGRGSNKETRHLELSLEGSGLTYEPGDSIGILPQNAPELVDQLLEALTFDGNEEVLVQEEHLTLKEALLNKLEITVLSKPLLQKIANYTANEALATLIASDDAWKEFSYGRDLVDVVHKFGPFTWSSQQFVELLRKIPVRLYSIASSQLANEEEVHLTIGKVSYETDGRERGGVCSNQVAARLEEGARVPVYVHKNPNFKLPKDPTTPIIMIGAGTGIAPFRSFVEERAERGDTGKAWLFFGDQHFMTDFLYQTEWKRWLQDGTLTELSVAFSRDTEQKVYVQHRLQENVHELYKWLQEGAVVYVCGDKKTLAVGVDQTLQTIVEQAGNKTQQEAEQYVQSLRAQQRYQRDVY
- the cysI gene encoding assimilatory sulfite reductase (NADPH) hemoprotein subunit; amino-acid sequence: MTEKIVLPPQPGTPNDVERIKNESNYLRGTLERTMQYPLSSGIPDDDNRLMKFHGSYLQDDRDVRNEREKQKLEPAYQFMVRVRTPGGTATSQQWLVMDEMAEKYGNGSLKLTTRQAFQVHGILKWNVKKYMQEIHDVLLDCIAACGDVNRNVMCNVNPNQSALHDEVYQWSAKLSEHLLPRTRAYHELWLDGEKIYDGEKVDVELEPIYGELYLPRKFKIGIAIPPSNDVDVFSQDIGFIAIVENDELIGFNVAVGGGMGMTHGDISTYPQLGRLVGFIPKERLLETAEKILTIQRDYGNRSVRKNARFKYTVDARGVDWFKEELHRRLGWELGEVRAYSFKRTGDEYGWIKGADEKWHFTLFVQNGRIRDFEDYQLKTGLREIAKIHTGLFRLTPNQNLLIADVTPQKKRAIDALLKKYNITDGAHYSALRRNSIACVSLPTCGLAMAEAERYLPSLITKLDATLAEIGLLETEIGIRMSGCPNGCSRAAMGEIGFIGKGPGKYNLYLGGDFKGQRLNKLYRENIGEQEILAELEPILMRYAKEREDGEHFGDFVIRTGYVLAVTDGRDFHS
- a CDS encoding YezD family protein; this translates as MSKKESNLDEVLENIKASLESLKYGTVTLVVQDGIVIQIEKNEKIRLK
- a CDS encoding NAD(P)-dependent oxidoreductase, giving the protein MLNIRNKKAVVVGGGNVASRKIVGLVAEGSIVSVISPKINEAIYELVQQGIVHWVARTFEVADVEGAFIIIAATNSQSVNAQVASCCQPEQLVNIVDNPKQSTFHVPAKVQRGDLVIAVSTGGASPLLAKKIRNELAEQYPTDYAEYIAFLAMARQRILAQELSPAKRKALLEESQQQHYYHSVQARQLFFTATDLN